CTTGCTTCTCCCTATCCACAAACATCGATCCAATTCATAAAACAAGTCAGATCCATAAGTCTCATATGTACAAAAACAATCCCCGTAAGGAgttgagaaagaaaattataaaggaATAACAAAACGAACCCGAGAATTCAAGGTGAGAAGAATAAGGGAGACGGCAAATACGTAGAAAGCTTTCATCTTTTTTACAACGAGGGtcgacggagagagagagagagagagagagagatggagatcgATGTCAGAGATGTTTTAATGGAGGAGACGAATCCAGATTTCTCAAATCAATCAGAAGTGGTAGACACAACTTAAAACGCTGTCGTTTcttataaacaaaaatccaaatccgGTTTAGTAAATATAATTCCGGTATTCTTCAATTTGAGGGAAACAAACAAAGGACAGTTAAGTACAAGAAGGGTAAAATAGTAAAAGAACAAAACTGGTTCGTTTTAGAGAAGCGGTCCCGAATCAATTAATCAcatcacacaacacaacaccGTTTCCATTTCCAGAAACGGCGACGATGGCGACGTGGTAGCTAGCTAGCTTACTACAAATCGGAGATTCCACTACGGTGATGGAGATGTGACCCGATATGAGAGCTCAAGAATACGAGTTTCCCAAACGATTCAGAGCTTCAAAGCTTCAGATCTGTTTCCTTGGATCGGTCCCCTAGAgattttttaggttttccacAAACACCTTTGAACGACTCGTACTCCGGAACTCACTGATCGGAAAATACGCCGGAGATTTTGACCGATTTGTTTGATTTAGTGAGTGAGTCGTTGCTTAAGTGTGTCACTGCTTTAGTGTTGTGAGGAAGAAGCTAATTTCGAGTATTTAAGAAGAAGGAGTAAAAATGCCGAGGCCAGGACCAAGACCTTACGAGTGTGTGAAACGAGCTTGGCATAGTGATCGTCATCAACCTATTCGTGGTTCCATTATCCGCCAGATTTTCAGGTTTTTTTCACTCAAGCCACCATAGTCTCTCTTAGGGTTTCTATCTTtttattgttctgtttcttaattttgggggttttattttttgttgttgcaggctTGCCATGGAAGCACACAGCGCGGCCACAAGGAAGAACAAGGAGTGGCAGGAGAAGCTCCCTGTGGTTGTGTTAAAAGCTGAGGAGATCATGTACTCTAAAGCCAATTCCGAGGTTTCTATATtagatttcttctctctttatggtttgttttcagtttcatCAAAGCCAAATCCTGACTTTGGATTTCGGTTTCCATTAGGAAGAGTATACAGATGCTGATACTATGTGGAATAGAGTAAATGATGCCATTGATACTATTATTAGAAGAGATGAGAGTACTGAAACTGGTCCTCTTTTGCCTCCTTGTGTTGAAGGtaattgttctttttgttttttgattcttttaaCTGTTTCAATAGCTCTAGTGTGAAGCTTATGCATTTTGAATCGCTCATGGAAACTGTGTAGAAGTTAGTATCTAAAAGCTGCTGAATTTATGAATTGAACTTCTAAAAGAGTTGTGCGTTGTTACTTTTTATTGTGTGTTTGATCTGTGGTTTCTTTTTGGGTTATGGTTAGCTGCTCTTAACCTGGGATGCATTGCTGTTAGAGCTTCAAGAAGCCAACGACATAGTAACATAAGGACTTACCTGGGTCCAAAAATCCAGGAACCGGTTTCTGCATCGCCTAACGAGCCGCCATACCAGCATGACTATCATCAGCAGCAAGCTCAAAAACCATCCACTAAACCAATCCATACCTCTCAAGCTGCTGCGATCCCAGTGGATGTACATGATGATAACAGCAACAAGCGTGTAGCTCCACCTCGCGGTTACCCGTTTCTACATGAGTCCATGCAAATGCATCAAAAGCCAT
The Camelina sativa cultivar DH55 chromosome 15, Cs, whole genome shotgun sequence DNA segment above includes these coding regions:
- the LOC104746927 gene encoding uncharacterized protein LOC104746927, which translates into the protein MPRPGPRPYECVKRAWHSDRHQPIRGSIIRQIFRLAMEAHSAATRKNKEWQEKLPVVVLKAEEIMYSKANSEEEYTDADTMWNRVNDAIDTIIRRDESTETGPLLPPCVEAALNLGCIAVRASRSQRHSNIRTYLGPKIQEPVSASPNEPPYQHDYHQQQAQKPSTKPIHTSQAAAIPVDVHDDNSNKRVAPPRGYPFLHESMQMHQKPLVIRQGNSTAPAPTTAPAPAPVNLGSVYPLYYGGNHQTQQVDMSIRVPETPIIIGMPIGIKPPEEATERMCDLSLRLGISSEPSKRIDVGSSRAYPRRNQEELCLFSEVKKNDRFDWFSNCEGQNSDSRVKKHKTLCGDFH